In Mus musculus strain C57BL/6J chromosome 14, GRCm38.p6 C57BL/6J, the following are encoded in one genomic region:
- the Dmtn gene encoding dematin isoform 2 (isoform 2 is encoded by transcript variant 10), with protein MERLQKQPLTSPGSVSSSRDSSVPGSPSSIVAKMDNQVLGYKDLAAIPKDKAILDIERPDLMIYEPHFTYSLLEHVELPRSRECSLSPKSTSPPPSPEVWAESRTLGIISQASTPRTTGTPRTSLPHFHHPETTRPDSNIYKKPPIYKQRESVGGSPQSKHLIEDLIIESSKFPAAQPPDPNQPAKIETDYWPCPPSLAVVETEWRKRKASRKGAEEEEEEEDDDSEEEIKAIRERQKEELSKVTSNLGKMILKEEMEKSLPIRRKTRSLPDRTPFHTSLHSGTSKSSSLPSYGRTTLSRLQSTEFSPSGSEAGSPGLQIYPYEMLVVTNKGRTKLPPGVDRMRLERHLSAEDFSRVFAMSPEEFGKLALWKRNELKKKASLF; from the exons ATGGAACGTCTGCAGAAG CAACCTCTTACCTCCCCGGGGAGCGTCAGCTCCTCCAGAGACTCCAGTGTGCCCGGCTCTCCCTCCAGCATCGTG GCCAAGATGGACAACCAGGTGTTGGGCTACAAGGATCTGGCTGCCATCCCCAAGGACAAGGCCATCCTGGACATTGAGCGACCTGACCTCATGATCTATGAGCCCCACTTTACCTATTCCCTCCTGGAACATGTAGAGCTGCCCAGAAGCCGGGAG TGCTCACTGTCACCCAAATCCACATCCCCCCCACCGTCTCCAGAG GTGTGGGCGGAGAGCCGGACTCTTGGAATCATCTCTCAGGCTTCAACCCCAAGGACCACAGGGACCCCCAGGACCAGCCTGCCCCACTTCCACCACCCTG AGACTACCCGCCCGGATTCCAACATCTACAAGAAGCCACCCATCTACAAACAGAGAG AATCCGTGGGAGGCAGCCCTCAGAGCAAGCACCTCATCGAGGACCTCATCATCGAATCCTCCAAGTTTCCTGCAGCGCAGCCCCCTGACCCCAACCAGCCAGCCAAGATAGAGACTGACTACTGGCCATGTCCCCCGTCGCTGGCCGTTGTGG AGACAGAATGGAGGAAACGGAAGGCATCTCGAAagggggcagaggaagaggaggaagaggaagacgatGACTCTGAAGAGGAGATTAAGGCCATCAGGGAACGGCAGAAAGAGGAGCTCAGTAAG GTTACTTCCAACTTGGGAAAGATGATCTTGAAAGAAGAGATGGAAAAGTCATTGCCCATCCGGAGGAAAACACGCTCTCTGCCTGACCGGACACCCTTCCATACCT ccttGCATTCGGGAACATCTAAATCCTCTTCGCTTCCTTCCTATGGCAGGACCACCCTGAGCCGG ctacagtccacagaattcagcCCATCGGGAAGTGAGGCTGGGAGCCCAG GCCTGCAG ATCTATCCCTATGAGATGCTGGTGGTGACCAATAAGGGGAGAACTAAGCTGCCTCCGGGTGTGGACCGCATGAGGCTTGAG AGGCATTTGTCAGCAGAGGACTTCTCTAGGGTCTTCGCCATGTCTCCCGAGGAGTTTGGCAAGCTGGCCCTGTGGAAGCGGAACGAACTTAAGAAGAAAGCTTCCCTCTTCTGA
- the Dmtn gene encoding dematin isoform 1 (isoform 1 is encoded by transcript variant 7) — MERLQKQPLTSPGSVSSSRDSSVPGSPSSIVAKMDNQVLGYKDLAAIPKDKAILDIERPDLMIYEPHFTYSLLEHVELPRSRECSLSPKSTSPPPSPEVWAESRTLGIISQASTPRTTGTPRTSLPHFHHPETTRPDSNIYKKPPIYKQRESVGGSPQSKHLIEDLIIESSKFPAAQPPDPNQPAKIETDYWPCPPSLAVVETEWRKRKASRKGAEEEEEEEDDDSEEEIKAIRERQKEELSKVTSNLGKMILKEEMEKSLPIRRKTRSLPDRTPFHTSLHSGTSKSSSLPSYGRTTLSRLQSTEFSPSGSEAGSPGLQNGEGQRGRMDRGNSLPCVLEQKIYPYEMLVVTNKGRTKLPPGVDRMRLERHLSAEDFSRVFAMSPEEFGKLALWKRNELKKKASLF, encoded by the exons ATGGAACGTCTGCAGAAG CAACCTCTTACCTCCCCGGGGAGCGTCAGCTCCTCCAGAGACTCCAGTGTGCCCGGCTCTCCCTCCAGCATCGTG GCCAAGATGGACAACCAGGTGTTGGGCTACAAGGATCTGGCTGCCATCCCCAAGGACAAGGCCATCCTGGACATTGAGCGACCTGACCTCATGATCTATGAGCCCCACTTTACCTATTCCCTCCTGGAACATGTAGAGCTGCCCAGAAGCCGGGAG TGCTCACTGTCACCCAAATCCACATCCCCCCCACCGTCTCCAGAG GTGTGGGCGGAGAGCCGGACTCTTGGAATCATCTCTCAGGCTTCAACCCCAAGGACCACAGGGACCCCCAGGACCAGCCTGCCCCACTTCCACCACCCTG AGACTACCCGCCCGGATTCCAACATCTACAAGAAGCCACCCATCTACAAACAGAGAG AATCCGTGGGAGGCAGCCCTCAGAGCAAGCACCTCATCGAGGACCTCATCATCGAATCCTCCAAGTTTCCTGCAGCGCAGCCCCCTGACCCCAACCAGCCAGCCAAGATAGAGACTGACTACTGGCCATGTCCCCCGTCGCTGGCCGTTGTGG AGACAGAATGGAGGAAACGGAAGGCATCTCGAAagggggcagaggaagaggaggaagaggaagacgatGACTCTGAAGAGGAGATTAAGGCCATCAGGGAACGGCAGAAAGAGGAGCTCAGTAAG GTTACTTCCAACTTGGGAAAGATGATCTTGAAAGAAGAGATGGAAAAGTCATTGCCCATCCGGAGGAAAACACGCTCTCTGCCTGACCGGACACCCTTCCATACCT ccttGCATTCGGGAACATCTAAATCCTCTTCGCTTCCTTCCTATGGCAGGACCACCCTGAGCCGG ctacagtccacagaattcagcCCATCGGGAAGTGAGGCTGGGAGCCCAG GCCTGCAG AACGGAGAGGGCCAGAGGGGGAGGATGGATCGGGGGAACTCCCTGCCCTGTGTGCTGGAGCAGAAG ATCTATCCCTATGAGATGCTGGTGGTGACCAATAAGGGGAGAACTAAGCTGCCTCCGGGTGTGGACCGCATGAGGCTTGAG AGGCATTTGTCAGCAGAGGACTTCTCTAGGGTCTTCGCCATGTCTCCCGAGGAGTTTGGCAAGCTGGCCCTGTGGAAGCGGAACGAACTTAAGAAGAAAGCTTCCCTCTTCTGA
- the Dmtn gene encoding dematin isoform 3 (isoform 3 is encoded by transcript variant 12): MERLQKAKMDNQVLGYKDLAAIPKDKAILDIERPDLMIYEPHFTYSLLEHVELPRSRECSLSPKSTSPPPSPEVWAESRTLGIISQASTPRTTGTPRTSLPHFHHPETTRPDSNIYKKPPIYKQRESVGGSPQSKHLIEDLIIESSKFPAAQPPDPNQPAKIETDYWPCPPSLAVVETEWRKRKASRKGAEEEEEEEDDDSEEEIKAIRERQKEELSKVTSNLGKMILKEEMEKSLPIRRKTRSLPDRTPFHTSLHSGTSKSSSLPSYGRTTLSRLQSTEFSPSGSEAGSPGLQNGEGQRGRMDRGNSLPCVLEQKIYPYEMLVVTNKGRTKLPPGVDRMRLERHLSAEDFSRVFAMSPEEFGKLALWKRNELKKKASLF; the protein is encoded by the exons ATGGAACGTCTGCAGAAG GCCAAGATGGACAACCAGGTGTTGGGCTACAAGGATCTGGCTGCCATCCCCAAGGACAAGGCCATCCTGGACATTGAGCGACCTGACCTCATGATCTATGAGCCCCACTTTACCTATTCCCTCCTGGAACATGTAGAGCTGCCCAGAAGCCGGGAG TGCTCACTGTCACCCAAATCCACATCCCCCCCACCGTCTCCAGAG GTGTGGGCGGAGAGCCGGACTCTTGGAATCATCTCTCAGGCTTCAACCCCAAGGACCACAGGGACCCCCAGGACCAGCCTGCCCCACTTCCACCACCCTG AGACTACCCGCCCGGATTCCAACATCTACAAGAAGCCACCCATCTACAAACAGAGAG AATCCGTGGGAGGCAGCCCTCAGAGCAAGCACCTCATCGAGGACCTCATCATCGAATCCTCCAAGTTTCCTGCAGCGCAGCCCCCTGACCCCAACCAGCCAGCCAAGATAGAGACTGACTACTGGCCATGTCCCCCGTCGCTGGCCGTTGTGG AGACAGAATGGAGGAAACGGAAGGCATCTCGAAagggggcagaggaagaggaggaagaggaagacgatGACTCTGAAGAGGAGATTAAGGCCATCAGGGAACGGCAGAAAGAGGAGCTCAGTAAG GTTACTTCCAACTTGGGAAAGATGATCTTGAAAGAAGAGATGGAAAAGTCATTGCCCATCCGGAGGAAAACACGCTCTCTGCCTGACCGGACACCCTTCCATACCT ccttGCATTCGGGAACATCTAAATCCTCTTCGCTTCCTTCCTATGGCAGGACCACCCTGAGCCGG ctacagtccacagaattcagcCCATCGGGAAGTGAGGCTGGGAGCCCAG GCCTGCAG AACGGAGAGGGCCAGAGGGGGAGGATGGATCGGGGGAACTCCCTGCCCTGTGTGCTGGAGCAGAAG ATCTATCCCTATGAGATGCTGGTGGTGACCAATAAGGGGAGAACTAAGCTGCCTCCGGGTGTGGACCGCATGAGGCTTGAG AGGCATTTGTCAGCAGAGGACTTCTCTAGGGTCTTCGCCATGTCTCCCGAGGAGTTTGGCAAGCTGGCCCTGTGGAAGCGGAACGAACTTAAGAAGAAAGCTTCCCTCTTCTGA
- the Dmtn gene encoding dematin isoform 4 (isoform 4 is encoded by transcript variant 6) produces MERLQKAKMDNQVLGYKDLAAIPKDKAILDIERPDLMIYEPHFTYSLLEHVELPRSRECSLSPKSTSPPPSPEVWAESRTLGIISQASTPRTTGTPRTSLPHFHHPETTRPDSNIYKKPPIYKQRESVGGSPQSKHLIEDLIIESSKFPAAQPPDPNQPAKIETDYWPCPPSLAVVETEWRKRKASRKGAEEEEEEEDDDSEEEIKAIRERQKEELSKVTSNLGKMILKEEMEKSLPIRRKTRSLPDRTPFHTSLHSGTSKSSSLPSYGRTTLSRLQSTEFSPSGSEAGSPGLQIYPYEMLVVTNKGRTKLPPGVDRMRLERHLSAEDFSRVFAMSPEEFGKLALWKRNELKKKASLF; encoded by the exons ATGGAACGTCTGCAGAAG GCCAAGATGGACAACCAGGTGTTGGGCTACAAGGATCTGGCTGCCATCCCCAAGGACAAGGCCATCCTGGACATTGAGCGACCTGACCTCATGATCTATGAGCCCCACTTTACCTATTCCCTCCTGGAACATGTAGAGCTGCCCAGAAGCCGGGAG TGCTCACTGTCACCCAAATCCACATCCCCCCCACCGTCTCCAGAG GTGTGGGCGGAGAGCCGGACTCTTGGAATCATCTCTCAGGCTTCAACCCCAAGGACCACAGGGACCCCCAGGACCAGCCTGCCCCACTTCCACCACCCTG AGACTACCCGCCCGGATTCCAACATCTACAAGAAGCCACCCATCTACAAACAGAGAG AATCCGTGGGAGGCAGCCCTCAGAGCAAGCACCTCATCGAGGACCTCATCATCGAATCCTCCAAGTTTCCTGCAGCGCAGCCCCCTGACCCCAACCAGCCAGCCAAGATAGAGACTGACTACTGGCCATGTCCCCCGTCGCTGGCCGTTGTGG AGACAGAATGGAGGAAACGGAAGGCATCTCGAAagggggcagaggaagaggaggaagaggaagacgatGACTCTGAAGAGGAGATTAAGGCCATCAGGGAACGGCAGAAAGAGGAGCTCAGTAAG GTTACTTCCAACTTGGGAAAGATGATCTTGAAAGAAGAGATGGAAAAGTCATTGCCCATCCGGAGGAAAACACGCTCTCTGCCTGACCGGACACCCTTCCATACCT ccttGCATTCGGGAACATCTAAATCCTCTTCGCTTCCTTCCTATGGCAGGACCACCCTGAGCCGG ctacagtccacagaattcagcCCATCGGGAAGTGAGGCTGGGAGCCCAG GCCTGCAG ATCTATCCCTATGAGATGCTGGTGGTGACCAATAAGGGGAGAACTAAGCTGCCTCCGGGTGTGGACCGCATGAGGCTTGAG AGGCATTTGTCAGCAGAGGACTTCTCTAGGGTCTTCGCCATGTCTCCCGAGGAGTTTGGCAAGCTGGCCCTGTGGAAGCGGAACGAACTTAAGAAGAAAGCTTCCCTCTTCTGA